Part of the Kushneria marisflavi genome, GGCTGAAACGCTTGGGAATGGACGTATGCTGCAGTTGACGGTTCAATACCTGCTGCGAGGCCTGCTGTGCAGCCGGGACAGGTGGAATGCCCTCATCGATCAACTGCGCCGTCTGGGCCACTGTGGCCGGCCAGAGTAGCGCCGCGTACAAAAAGGCCGGAGTGACCGGCTTGTCAGCACGGATACGCTCATCGGTGTTGATCAACGCCTGCTCGACCATTTTTTCAGCCCAGCTCAGCTGTGCAAACGATTCTTCGGTGCCCGGGAAGAGCATGGCAAAGAGTCCGTAACGCCTGAGCCCCTGATAGGTGCTCAGGGCGTAACCTGAAAGAAAGAGCTTGAGCACTTCTTCAAACAGGCGAGCTGATGGAATCTGCAGCAGCAGGGGAGCACAGTCCGCCAGCGGTGATTCCGTCTCGGGCGCCAGCGTGAAATCAAGCTTGCTGGCAAATCGCACGGCGCGAAGCATGCGAACCGGATCTTCCCGATAACGAAGATCCGGGTCTCCAATCAAACGAAGGACACGGTGCTCCAGATCTTCAAGGCCGCCGGTCCAGTCGTGAATGGCAAAATCGCGCACGCTGTAATAGAGCGCATTGACTGTGAAGTCACGGCGAAGCGCGTCCTCATCGACACTGCCCCAGACGTTGTCACGCAGCAAAAGTCCTTCTTCGGACTGTTGTGAGTGACGTTCGGCCATTTCGGTGTCATGGCCGCCACGAAAGGTAGTGACCTCAATGATTTCGCGCCCGAAGCGAACATGAACAATACGAAATCGTCGGCCGATCAAGCGGGCATTGCGAAAGACATTGCGAACCTGTTCTGGTGTGGCGCTGGTGGCAACATCGAAATCCTTGGGCACCTGCCCAAGAAGAGAGTCTCTGACACAGCCACCCACCAGATAGGCTTCAAAGCCTGCCTGGTTAAGACGATAAAGTACTTTCAGCGCATTTTCGCTGAGCATTCGTCGAGAAATTGGATGCTGGTCGCGGGGAAGAATGGTGGGCGTCAAGTTGAAGCCATGTTGACCTGATGAGAATTCCGGGGGCCAGTTCTATAAAGGCCATGGTGTCCCGATCTGTCTGCGTCCTGATATGTCGTAACGCCGATCAGAAGCCCAGTGTAGCCGAGCAGCAAAAGCTTGCAAAGCAGCCTGTCATACAAGTCAGGAATTGAGAATGAAAACGGGGAGACAATGTCTGTCTCCCCGCCCATCGTGCTGCCTTGTATTTTTCTTCGTGATGGCGCATCGCCCTGAATACGTACCATGTTCACCAAAGGCGATAGCCCGTGATCTCTTGTTGTTGTGCAGTAACGGCCGCGAACATCTCGTATTCAAAACAATCTTCCATGACGACAGCCAGCAGGCTGCTCCAGTGGTTTTGTTATTATTCCGGAGTGTCGCAGGGTTGTGTTGTTGTTGTTTGACAACGCTGCAGTGACATCGCGTTCTGGTAGTTGGAGGACGTTTATTGTTGTTATTAACCTCGTATGCCAGCGAGCCGTTATTGTTGTTATGAGCTCTTGGGCACGTTATTGACAGACTGTTCGTATTGTTATTGTTCGCAGTCGTCTGTCTGATCGGGGTCAGGCCATTGTTA contains:
- the pcnB gene encoding polynucleotide adenylyltransferase PcnB yields the protein MLSENALKVLYRLNQAGFEAYLVGGCVRDSLLGQVPKDFDVATSATPEQVRNVFRNARLIGRRFRIVHVRFGREIIEVTTFRGGHDTEMAERHSQQSEEGLLLRDNVWGSVDEDALRRDFTVNALYYSVRDFAIHDWTGGLEDLEHRVLRLIGDPDLRYREDPVRMLRAVRFASKLDFTLAPETESPLADCAPLLLQIPSARLFEEVLKLFLSGYALSTYQGLRRYGLFAMLFPGTEESFAQLSWAEKMVEQALINTDERIRADKPVTPAFLYAALLWPATVAQTAQLIDEGIPPVPAAQQASQQVLNRQLQHTSIPKRFSLPMREIWDMQLMLPRRRGKRPYQTLTHQRFRAAYDFLLLRETAGEIASGLGLWWTRFQEASETQQREMVQKVEQGQDDIAVDDDAPESMPMPSRKPRRRRRRRTPRDGQE